The Fusarium keratoplasticum isolate Fu6.1 chromosome 4, whole genome shotgun sequence genome contains the following window.
TAGGGTGTATGAATACGGCAGcgggacgggacgggacgggatgACAGAGCCTGGCTGTGAGGCCGGCCAGTCAGTATACGAGCAACCAGCTGGAGAGTTGAGTTGACGGTTTGATTTGACAACAGTTCGCATAGAGTATCGCAAAGACGAGAATCAGAATGAGCGAGATTACGCAGCATTGCTTATGATGAGAGGTCACTGCTGGCGTGTGAGTGATTCAACTTGAGACGTGTGAGTGTGTCAACATCAACGTTAACGTCAACAGATAATCAGATCGAGATTCAGCCTCAACACAGACCGCGATTGCTCGCCGGCAGAGGCCACGGGAGTTGAATGCAAGTCATGGGGTTCTCATGTGGCGTCTGGCTGATGTGATGAACTGACATGTCCCATCGCACCGGGGCGCGGCCGAAGCTGTCTTGAGGCCTTCCTGCTTCATGTCGTGATGCACGAAATCGATTCCAAGGCCAACCGAAACAGCTCAGCTACGCGCCTCGCTCGATaccgctgccgccgctgcggTGCAATGACTGATGACAGCCCACAGGCAGTTCAAAGGCTCATCACTCGACATAGTACTAGGAGAGGCATAGCGTCAAAGTGTTCGAAACTGCCCTGGATGAACATGTGCATAAACGACTGGCCGACGACAAGCCTTACCCTGCGCTCCCCGAGCTGGGGTACCTGACATTCCGCGTGGTTTTGCTGGGACTTTCAGGTACCCCCGTCGTGGGGTCAACTTACGCCCAGTCGGTCGCCGTTTAGGCTTAGCGCGTCGAGTCTCGACGGCGAATGCAAGCAAACAAGGGCCCCACGACGACCCCAAGAAGGTCGACCGAGCAGAAATCCAACAAGTTAGAGAGtctctttcctttctttcttttcattTCGGTCTACGATTGTAGAAAAAATGCCATTGCTCTCGCCTTTTATATCTGCTGTTGCTCCCTGGATCTGTCGCTGAGTCGgtcccctctcctcctccactcccCGCTTTGCGCGCGACCAACTCTTGGTGATCTTTTGGTGGATGCGATCTCGATAACGGCTATAACGACAAAGTAACGACTCGATTCTTTTTGGCTGTAATTGCCTGCGATTCTTTTCTTTCGTCTCATTATCACGGGCTTCAATCTACTATATAACGTCCATTTCTTCCCATATATATCCGCTTTCTTCCCCATCCGTAACCTGGCCTCTCAATACACCACGCCATAGTATTGACTCTCATCAACGAACTCGGATCTTAACCCCTTGAAACCTCTCTAAGCCTCTCACAATGGCGTCTGTATCTTCCCGGCCGTCGCCAAACTCTTCATCCCCCTACGACTTCGAATCCGCCCCCGAGACCGACGAGACATGGCAGTATATCGACTAcacggcctcgagctctggCCCGTCTTCCATCGGATTTCTGTCTGACCCTGCCAGTGGAAGCTTGGGTAGCTTTGCCATGATTGGAAACGTTCATGGAAACTCGCCCTCTCCTTACATCTCTGGAAATACTCCATCTTCCTACGTTGCTGGCAGCACACCCTCTCCCTACATGGCCGGCAACACACCATCCCCGTATGTGTCAGGGAACACATCCTCACCCTTTGTACCAGTCAACACTCCCTCACCATACGTCTCTGGGAACGACCCCTCCCCTTCAGCAgcctctcccctcctcctcggggaGATGGACCAGaccgccttcttctccagtAACCCATCGTTCCCCTCGCAGTCCGAGAATGGCAACTCAGACATGTTTGTGACAGCAACCACAACAGCAGATGGAGGCTTCGGCCCTGCGCAGGGCTTCATGACCCCCCAGCAGTACCTCTtcccgcagcagcagcaacaggaTGCGAGCCAGTTCTCGCCCCAGGGTTTGAACGGTATGCTGGTGGCGCAGAGGACGGGCCCCAGTACGCGGCAGGGTGCTGATGAGACTGCAGACATgaccctcatcaacaactttGGCGCCGACATGTTCTCGACCGGCTCGGGTGAGCAGGTTCAGGTGCCCCAAGTCGACCTCAACATGCCACAGCCGCTGCAGTCGGATCCAAACGTCCCGCCGTGGAACCCTACTAACACGAGGGGCGGCGAaggcatcttcatcatggatgaCTTTAGCAGCTCGCCTTCCCCCAAGAGCATTCACTCACAGAGCTCTCTCTCTAGTAACAAGGCCAGCtacggcagcagcagcggtAAATCATCAACTCAGatccgcaaggtcaagacaggcaaggttgagaagaagaagactgaGCAGTCGGGCAAGTTTGTCATTGTGACCCCCAACTCCATCTCGGCTCACGCCGGCCGCCCGAACCCCTTTGAATgcttcgaggccatggctCGCACCAGTCAGCGAGGCCGAAAGGGCCCCCTGGCGAATGCCACCAAAGAGAACGCCCTGCAGGTTCGGAGGGTGGGAGCTTGCTTCTGCTGTCACAgccgcaaggtcaagtgtGACAAGGAGAGGCCCTGCAAGAgctgcaagaagctcatgatTCAAGTCCCTCAGGTAGTCTGCTGGCAGTTCCAGGACTTTGTGCCCATCCTGTTCCCAGACTTTATCCGTGGTCATCTGCGTAAGGAGGTCATGACCAAGTTTACTGCTGAGAGCATTGTCAGCTTCCAGGTCAATGGAGTCGAGCAGGGCTGCTCTGTCGAGCTCTTCTCTGGAGGCAGGTTCCAAGCGGTCCtcgccatcgaggccaagttcTTCACCCCGAAGACCCCTGACATCATCCAGCACTGGCACATGGTCAATGTAGGACCGGACCGTGTTGAGCTGCAGTCCAACGGAGCCGCAGCCATTgccgtcgagctcgagaagacGGCCGAGAGGGACAGCCTCAAGAAGAGGACAAAGAAGTACATTCAGGAGCTCATCACCGAGCCTGGCTTTGTGGACCAGGTGACGGAATCCTTCCGCTCCACTCAACTCCCAAGGAAGATTCTTGGAATCATCAAGCAGTACGCCGATGAGACCGAGGTGAGTAAGCCCGAGTGAAATTGTATCAGTAGCCGAGCTGACGACGCATCTACAGTCCCTCATGGTCAAGCGCGCCCTGTCCATCTACTGTATGCACTACATCATGACCCGACAGCTCTGCCTCACCCGGCACACGGTCGACTCGCTGCGGTCTACTGGCATGATCGCCCAGAACGACGGCTTCGTGACGCCCCGCATGCTCGCACGGCAGATCAAGTCAGTCGTAGACGAGCTTATGTTGCGCGAGATGCAGCAGCTGTTTGAGCTCTTCTCCAAGTCGCTCAAGCCCAAGATCCGGCGCGAGTGGGCTCCCTGTACCGCCGCCTTCCTGGTGCTCTGCCTCTTCATGGAGGCGGTCGAAACGGCGGCCGACACCTTTGTCGTGGCGGGCAACGAGATCAGCATGAGGAACAGCGCGCGACCCGAGTACGACCGCAGCGTGGCCCTCAACACATGcaaggaggtcgagaacATGCCCTTCAAGCAGTTCGCCTACCAGTTCCACCAGGTCTACCAGACGCacaccaaggaggccaaCGCAAAGAGCTTCAACCCGCTGTTTGACAGCAGCTTTGCCGAGCAGGGCGAGCTGGACGGACCCGCCGTGACGTTTGCGGCTCAGCTCAGGGAGCTCTTCTTTGGCGAGGACTGTAAGTGCAACCGTTGACGAGAGTAAAGTCCTTCTAGAAGGAACATGAAAATGCTGACGTGTGTCTCACTTTTTCAGGGTTAGAGTTGCAGTTCCTGGCGGCCAACGATATCCTCCCCAACAGCGGCAGTCACCCGTTCCCTATGAGCCCGGAGACCTTGTACACGGGTCGACTCGTGGCCAAGTTTCTCATGTCCTTCACCGATGACAAGGCCATCTTTGGAGACTCTGTTTGAGAAATATTTGCCCGAGACATGTGGGCTTGACGAAGGGTGGGAACCTTCGATTGTATACCTAGGGAAAGGCGAGGCAaggcaagccaaggcaaggCAACGGTTTTGTGATGGATGACATGGCGTACATATGCAAGGCTTTTTTGGTTCAACGACAACAGGACAGGTAGGATACCCTTGTACAGACAGGTTTAGGAGGTTTTGAACGACTCTCGTGGCACGATGTATACAGGACAGGACAAAGGCGACGTTTCGAGTTCAGTTCAGGGATTGCGGTATCTTTCTTTCGTCATAACATGCATAAGTTGATAGTGCAAAGCAGAGACaagattattaaaagagTCACTTCATTCACTATGGTATGTATGCCCGATTTTAGTCCTGGAACCACACATTTTCAGTGGCAGCAGGGTGGAGCGGACTGGTTGTCTAGACCGTTGGATCATTCTCCCACGCGAACGATTAAATAAAAGTTAACACACATGCGCATCAAAAGCGCGAGGTGTAGGCAATTTGTGGGTGCCGTTGAAAACGGACTTTTTTGACAAGGGGGTAGAAAGCTGTTGTGACAGGGTAAGGGTGAGTTGAACATGAAAAAAGCATAGCAATGAAGCCAAGACAAGCGTATCACAAAGACGCCGCATTTCAGACTGTCAAAAAGACGCGCAAGACCCTCACACTCTCGAGGACCTTGCAAAATGTCTCGCATGCTCACGGCGTTGACAGGCCTGGCCAGGGCTCTTCGGACCGGACTGAAAGCGGCCACCAGCAGGAGCCGGACGTTACGTCGGACGACACCGTCTCATGGGCCAAAAGCCGAGGGAGATGATCATCTCGGCTTAGGGTAAAGTTGCTCATCAAAGAAAGAAGCTGAGCGTTGGTTGCGTGAGAAAAAAAGAGTTTGAAAGAAGaataaagagagaaaagaaactggaaaaaaaaaagtgagCTTTGTTTGAAGAAGTTGGTGACAGGGATACACAGACCCACCTGCACGTGACACCAACCACCGTTAACCGCCAGCTTCGAGTTGCTgcttttttcctcttttcttcttcttctttacACTTTTTTACGCACGTAAAAATCAACCGGCTTCGATTCTCTTACTCCCTGTCGGTCATATTCAGTGCAAGAGTGACGTAGATTTTGTTTTGCTGTATTTTGTGCGTGTCGAGATGGCTCTGATTGTCTCAACGCGTCCAGCAAAAGTTCTCACATGCATCTTCGTCTTAGAAACACCACACTATGAAATATGTCTACCATGTGCACAAGATCCAGCCCCCTGGCCCGTACGCCGGCACTAGTTGTAGACTTTAGCTGAGGCTCGTAATAGCCGGCCTCTTCCCTGTGTAGCTTGCATCCCTCGTCGGGGGGAACGGGGTTGCCCGTCTTCCTGTTTTGGGCAACTCCATGGGTCGTGACGGCTAGCGCCCGCGACACAGCATCTCGGGGGACCCTGCCGAGTGGCCGCTTCACAAGACAGTGACGGCAGACGGCCCATGTTGGGAAATGCGAGGTTCCGAGAAAGTAATGGGTTCAAGCTCGTTGCcgtccccctcccccccctCAGCGGCCCGGCTGCCTGGGACCAACCAGCACAATGAGCATGCCATGGGCTGGTTTAAGCCTTTCTGCGTGACACTAGGCAAATGTCTGTATTTGCTCAGTACTTGAGAAACTCGGTAGCTGAGGACCCGATCTTTGTCCTTTACTCTGAGCCTCGTTGGTGAACCGGTTCGACTCGGCCATGCCTACAAGAATGGCAATGCCTCGGTTGTCTCTTTGCTGACGTTGGAGTTGAACCCGTTGACGTCTCGCCCGAGGATAATATTGGATTCACTGTGCCACGCTTGCCACAGGGCCAAGAGATACACAAAGAAAAGGAGGCCCTTGCTGATTGATGCCCTTTCGCATACAACTGCACGGTCTGACGGGTCTCTTCCGCAACGGGCCCAGGGCCGCCTCGTTCAGGATACGAGCATGTCTCTGGACGCCTGTTTTTGGAAAACCTGTGCTGCGGCAAGATGCATCTGATGATGGAATTCGTAGCTCGATAGGCTTATGACGACGAGGTACTCGAGTTGGAGCAACCACGTTGAGCAACGATGAATCGACTCAGTTCCGGCACTCTGCACCGTCTGTGACGCCATGCGGCTTACCAGAGGGATCTGCTTAGGAGTAGCTATCACTGTAACCGGAGTTCATGCTGGTGGTCTTCTGAGGCCTCTCTGAATAGCAGTTTGGATATAAAAAGGAGGTCATCCCCTTCAACTTGATTTACTCCTCAAGCACCTCTCAAGCTCTCTACAACCACAATAGCTCTATCCAAGGTTGGATTTCGACTCTTCTATTGTTGAAGCATCAATTGAAGCCCACGACCTTCTAGCACGCTCAAATCTTCGTCTCGTTCTCACCAGACTCCAACAATGCCTACCTCAACCTCCGGCTCTGACCCAGGAAACAACGGGCCAAAGGGTCCCGACCACCCCATAGACCCCAGCAAGTATTATCTCTTCTCTCACTTCCTCAAGCACGAAATCTCCAGTCTTCCGATCCGTGGGACTGCGTCCTCGTCGCACTGTTGGACTTGCACAGCGGTGCTATGTTTTCTCCACAGTGACAACGTCTCGTTGCAGAATCGGTGCTCCTCCGATTGGGCAGTAGCTGATACGGATCAACAGCCTACGGAAAATAAACCCCCATTGTCGGACCAAGTGCCGGACATGCTGTGGGGGTTAGGGTGTGAGGAGAATGGGCGGCATTCTGAAGACTAGCTCTAGACAAGTTTGTTAGAGGAGGATGGTTTGCACTCTCGGTGGGTGGCCTAGGCTCGGAAAAATTAATGGGGATGACTTGGGTGCTTTGGAAAATTGTTTTGAAACTTCTCTTGATTAGAAAATATACGCTACCGGTGCGCTCACAATGTTCCCCCTTGTTTCTTGTGCAAGCCTCCATCGTCTGATAGCCCAACGCCGTGTGCCCCCGAGAGGTTTACACAAAGTAAAGA
Protein-coding sequences here:
- a CDS encoding Zn(2)-C6 fungal-type domain-containing protein, with amino-acid sequence MASVSSRPSPNSSSPYDFESAPETDETWQYIDYTASSSGPSSIGFLSDPASGSLGSFAMIGNVHGNSPSPYISGNTPSSYVAGSTPSPYMAGNTPSPYVSGNTSSPFVPVNTPSPYVSGNDPSPSAASPLLLGEMDQTAFFSSNPSFPSQSENGNSDMFVTATTTADGGFGPAQGFMTPQQYLFPQQQQQDASQFSPQGLNGMLVAQRTGPSTRQGADETADMTLINNFGADMFSTGSGEQVQVPQVDLNMPQPLQSDPNVPPWNPTNTRGGEGIFIMDDFSSSPSPKSIHSQSSLSSNKASYGSSSGKSSTQIRKVKTGKVEKKKTEQSGKFVIVTPNSISAHAGRPNPFECFEAMARTSQRGRKGPLANATKENALQVRRVGACFCCHSRKVKCDKERPCKSCKKLMIQVPQVVCWQFQDFVPILFPDFIRGHLRKEVMTKFTAESIVSFQVNGVEQGCSVELFSGGRFQAVLAIEAKFFTPKTPDIIQHWHMVNVGPDRVELQSNGAAAIAVELEKTAERDSLKKRTKKYIQELITEPGFVDQVTESFRSTQLPRKILGIIKQYADETESLMVKRALSIYCMHYIMTRQLCLTRHTVDSLRSTGMIAQNDGFVTPRMLARQIKSVVDELMLREMQQLFELFSKSLKPKIRREWAPCTAAFLVLCLFMEAVETAADTFVVAGNEISMRNSARPEYDRSVALNTCKEVENMPFKQFAYQFHQVYQTHTKEANAKSFNPLFDSSFAEQGELDGPAVTFAAQLRELFFGEDWLELQFLAANDILPNSGSHPFPMSPETLYTGRLVAKFLMSFTDDKAIFGDSV